Part of the Tidjanibacter massiliensis genome is shown below.
CCCTTGAAGTCGCATACCGAAATCCAGGGCAGCCTCTGTTCCTGTACGGCGTTTATCCACACCTGTTTGTCGGTATCTATTCCCACTTGGTATATCTCGAAGCCCTCCCCGGCGAATCGGCTGTAAATCTCCTTGAGTTCGGCGTTGTACATCGCCGCCTCCGGTGCTGCGGCCGACCAGAAGTCGAGTAGAATGACCTTGTTCCCGATGGACGAGAGCCGGCGGACGTCGCCGTACATGTCCGGCAGGGCGATGTCGGGATAGGGAGCCGGATTGCAAATGCTTTCGCTGACCATGCGTGCGAGCTCCTCGTTGGCGTCGGCCATGTCGACCTGCGATCGGAGCGCGGCCACGTACGGCGAATCGGGATAGTATTTGGAGACTGAATCGGCTACGAGCCGGTAGTAGATGATGTCGGAATTGCCGTTGAAGAGCGTCTTGTCGTCGGGCAGTCGCTGGTAAAGGGCGTAAAGCGCCGCAAGCGACCGGCTGTTGGTTACGATGAATTTTATCTGTTCGCGTTTCAGACGGCTGTACTCCCTGCCGTACTCCTTGATGTACTCTGTCCGGCGTGCGGCGTTGCGGTCGGTCGTGGAGATGAGCCGGGAGAGCGAATCGAGCCTTCCGGCCCCGGCATTCATCATGTCATTGAGCTCCTTGACGAGGATGGATTCGCGCGACCCTCGTATGATGTAGTCGCCCGGGTTGCCGTACATCGACGAGATGGTGACCTTCTCGCCCGGCGATACGAACAGGGGTATTCTGTCTTCGCCTATCCGGAGATTGTAGAATGTCGTTCCGCTCGGAGGCAGTTCGATGTTGAACCGGAAGTTGCCCCTGCGGTTCGTGGCCGTCGAATCCACCGATACGGCGCCCGTGGCCGTTATCTGTTCGAGCACCACCATGCACCGCTCGGGGCCGGCGATGCGCCCGGACACTTTCGCCCTGTTGCTGTCGCAGGAGACGGCGAGCGCTGCTGCGGCGCATACCGCCAGGGCGGGTACAAGAAGAGAGTGTTTCATACGTGTCGGTTTGGGGTACAAAGATAACCCGATTGATAGGAAAACGCGAAAAACGGCGCGATATTACGTGCCGGTTTCCGCAGCCGCAGCCCTGTGCGTCTTATTTGGAATAGTTGTGCCGCTGGGGGCCCTTGTTGTTCTTGCCGTTCTTCTTGTTGGCGTAGAGCGGTTTCTTGCTGCGTACCGGCGCCTGCTTGTATTCGCTTTTTATCAGACTCAGGGCATCCTCGTCCACGCTGATGCGGTAATCCGACATCCGCTTTATCTCCTTGATGATGGCCTCGTTGTTGGGGTGCTCCTGATTGTATTCGTAACTTTTGGTGCGCATGTAGCGGGCAATGTCGCCCAACACCTCCTGTACGGCCTCCTGGTCCCGTACCCCTTCGAGCGAACGGATGACCTTCTTGACATATTTGCCGTAATGTTTCAGCCCCACCTTTTCGTCGGGATAGTCCATGCGGCGCGGTACGGGTGTCAGCGTCATCGAGGTGGGAATGGGATAGGGAGAATCCACGTCGAGCTTGAAATCGGACATGATGAACATGTGGTCCCAGAGTTTGTGGGTGAACTCCGGGGTGTCCCGCAGGAGGGGGTTGAGGTTACCCATCACGTTTATCACCACCCGTGCCTTGCGGTTGCGTTCATCGCGGTCTTCGATGGCCATCAGGTTGTC
Proteins encoded:
- a CDS encoding peroxiredoxin family protein → MKHSLLVPALAVCAAAALAVSCDSNRAKVSGRIAGPERCMVVLEQITATGAVSVDSTATNRRGNFRFNIELPPSGTTFYNLRIGEDRIPLFVSPGEKVTISSMYGNPGDYIIRGSRESILVKELNDMMNAGAGRLDSLSRLISTTDRNAARRTEYIKEYGREYSRLKREQIKFIVTNSRSLAALYALYQRLPDDKTLFNGNSDIIYYRLVADSVSKYYPDSPYVAALRSQVDMADANEELARMVSESICNPAPYPDIALPDMYGDVRRLSSIGNKVILLDFWSAAAPEAAMYNAELKEIYSRFAGEGFEIYQVGIDTDKQVWINAVQEQRLPWISVCDFKGPAGIAPRVYNIDKVPANYLIDGNGEIVGRNIPTDKLAREVDNLVRRLK
- a CDS encoding DUF4290 domain-containing protein; amino-acid sequence: MEKNYNIYRKNLQLPEYGRHIHQMVDNLMAIEDRDERNRKARVVINVMGNLNPLLRDTPEFTHKLWDHMFIMSDFKLDVDSPYPIPTSMTLTPVPRRMDYPDEKVGLKHYGKYVKKVIRSLEGVRDQEAVQEVLGDIARYMRTKSYEYNQEHPNNEAIIKEIKRMSDYRISVDEDALSLIKSEYKQAPVRSKKPLYANKKNGKNNKGPQRHNYSK